A window of Lacibacter sediminis contains these coding sequences:
- a CDS encoding lipopolysaccharide biosynthesis protein has translation MKLATALSKSILWRGFYFLSVMLLNVLVARHFQSDGSGQIYYIINLLAFTLIIISLCLEAPMGYYLSQQKMNETQLAAISVAWTILIMLPGWFIIRSLEVPKEGILQLAGFHFSATAFLTGNLLITFFVALFYAKMDFVLPNLLLVAVNLLLIILVPNNEWVQGFMSSENYVQLYFLGFFMQGFSLMIAFLFRYFKFSDLKRIPAELIKPFLSFALIAVVTNAMTFLMYRIDYWFVNKYCDDADLGNYIQACKLAQLFFVVPSILAAVVFPMTASGRREEMNEKMQLLSRGLILSYCIACGGLVALGYWLFPFVFGETFDNMYVPFVLLVPAILSYSVIHLLAAYYSGKKVLSVNFKGNLIALVIIVVGDMLVIPRFGITGAAIVSSIGYISYMSFILLMHRKEYKSRFADFLFFRKKDGQLFYKLLMEKISSRKTDVS, from the coding sequence ATGAAACTTGCAACAGCACTTTCCAAGAGTATTTTATGGCGTGGGTTTTACTTTCTTTCGGTGATGTTGCTTAATGTCCTGGTGGCAAGGCATTTTCAATCGGATGGCAGCGGGCAGATCTATTACATCATTAACCTGCTTGCTTTTACACTCATTATTATAAGTCTTTGCCTGGAAGCTCCGATGGGCTATTATCTCTCACAACAGAAAATGAACGAAACGCAACTTGCAGCCATTTCTGTTGCATGGACCATACTGATCATGTTACCGGGTTGGTTCATCATCCGTTCGCTGGAAGTACCAAAAGAAGGAATACTGCAATTGGCTGGATTTCATTTTTCGGCCACCGCTTTTCTAACCGGTAACTTGCTCATTACTTTTTTTGTTGCATTGTTTTATGCAAAGATGGATTTTGTACTACCCAACCTTTTGCTGGTAGCTGTTAATCTTCTGCTGATCATATTGGTGCCAAATAATGAATGGGTACAAGGCTTCATGAGCAGTGAAAACTATGTGCAGTTATATTTTCTTGGGTTCTTCATGCAGGGCTTCTCGTTGATGATTGCATTTTTGTTTCGTTATTTTAAATTCAGTGATCTGAAACGCATTCCAGCAGAGCTGATCAAACCTTTCCTGTCGTTTGCGTTGATCGCTGTTGTAACAAACGCTATGACGTTTTTAATGTACAGGATCGATTATTGGTTTGTAAATAAGTATTGTGATGATGCTGATCTGGGAAATTATATTCAGGCATGTAAGCTTGCGCAACTGTTCTTTGTTGTTCCATCTATTCTTGCAGCAGTAGTATTTCCAATGACAGCATCAGGCAGGAGAGAAGAGATGAATGAAAAAATGCAGTTGCTCTCCCGTGGATTGATTTTGTCTTATTGTATCGCATGTGGCGGATTGGTAGCTCTTGGTTATTGGTTATTCCCGTTTGTGTTTGGCGAAACGTTTGACAATATGTATGTGCCGTTTGTATTGCTGGTACCAGCTATTCTATCGTATTCAGTCATTCACCTGTTGGCTGCTTATTACAGTGGTAAAAAAGTGCTGAGTGTGAATTTTAAAGGGAACCTGATTGCGCTCGTCATTATTGTTGTTGGTGATATGCTGGTGATCCCACGCTTTGGTATTACCGGTGCGGCAATTGTGAGCAGTATCGGTTATATCTCCTATATGAGTTTTATTTTACTGATGCATCGTAAAGAATACAAAAGCCGCTTTGCTGATTTTCTCTTCTTTCGCAAAAAAGATGGACAGTTGTTTTATAAGCTGCTGATGGAAAAAATATCTTCACGTAAAACAGATGTATCATGA
- a CDS encoding glycosyltransferase: MKVLWLCSWYPHSVDPYDGDFIERQAKALALHMQVDVIHVVQNFNFLKKETRLRTEEKREGQLHSSVYFLPLPKTTISFFQKLLFNKQYQSLYKKLIADYISKNGQPDLIHLHVPVKAGSMAVQVKKENNIPFVVTEHSSAYFEHIPENYFSRNRYFRFVTKQSFEEAAAVSSVSDWLLTRLNSLFAIKQTKLIRNVVDTSLFYPVENKHRRPVLIHVSMMHPLKNVEGILHALAALKQKSAHWEMWFVGPVLKENTTLAERLGIADQINWKGTLTYKAVAECVSSADALVHFSNYENLPCVINEALCCGVPVISSDVGGIAELINSSNGVLVAPGDINALANSLEDFLQQKISYNKTEIAATAANQFSEHIIGKQLLEWYQELFEKK, translated from the coding sequence ATGAAAGTACTCTGGCTTTGCAGTTGGTATCCGCACAGCGTAGATCCTTACGATGGTGATTTTATTGAGCGACAGGCAAAAGCATTGGCATTACACATGCAGGTTGATGTGATACATGTTGTTCAGAATTTTAACTTCCTTAAAAAAGAAACAAGGTTACGAACCGAAGAAAAACGGGAAGGCCAGCTACATTCATCTGTTTACTTTTTGCCATTACCTAAAACAACGATCAGCTTTTTTCAAAAACTTCTCTTCAATAAGCAATATCAATCCCTGTATAAGAAACTGATTGCTGATTATATCAGTAAAAACGGCCAGCCCGATCTTATTCATTTACATGTACCGGTTAAGGCAGGTAGTATGGCTGTGCAGGTTAAGAAAGAAAACAATATTCCTTTTGTTGTGACTGAACATAGCTCCGCTTATTTTGAACATATACCGGAAAATTATTTCAGCCGTAACCGCTACTTCAGGTTTGTTACAAAGCAATCCTTTGAAGAAGCTGCGGCAGTAAGTTCAGTTTCTGATTGGTTGTTGACACGTTTGAATTCTCTCTTCGCCATCAAACAAACAAAACTCATTCGTAACGTTGTTGATACATCTCTTTTCTATCCTGTAGAAAATAAACATAGACGTCCGGTGCTCATCCATGTGTCAATGATGCATCCATTAAAAAATGTTGAAGGCATTTTACATGCATTGGCAGCGCTAAAACAAAAAAGTGCTCATTGGGAAATGTGGTTTGTTGGCCCTGTGTTGAAAGAGAATACAACGCTTGCAGAGCGACTTGGTATTGCTGATCAAATAAACTGGAAGGGAACACTAACATACAAGGCTGTTGCAGAATGTGTAAGTTCGGCAGATGCGTTGGTGCATTTCAGTAATTATGAAAATCTTCCTTGTGTGATCAATGAAGCGTTGTGTTGCGGTGTGCCGGTTATTTCATCGGATGTTGGTGGAATAGCCGAGCTGATAAATTCTTCGAATGGTGTTTTGGTTGCTCCCGGAGATATAAATGCACTCGCAAATTCATTGGAAGATTTTCTGCAACAAAAAATAAGCTACAATAAAACAGAAATAGCTGCAACGGCAGCTAATCAGTTTAGTGAACATATTATCGGCAAACAATTGCTGGAGTGGTATCAGGAACTGTTTGAAAAAAAATAA
- a CDS encoding acyl-CoA-binding protein produces the protein MDLHQQFEQAVADSKELSEKPSNDTLLQLYSLYKQASEGDVNVDAPSNPFDFVAKAKYEAWDALKGKSKEAAMQEYIDLVSKLKS, from the coding sequence ATGGATTTGCATCAACAATTTGAACAAGCAGTGGCCGACAGCAAAGAACTAAGCGAAAAGCCAAGTAACGATACATTGCTTCAACTCTACTCACTTTACAAACAGGCAAGTGAAGGTGACGTAAACGTTGATGCTCCTTCTAACCCATTTGATTTTGTTGCCAAAGCGAAGTATGAAGCATGGGATGCATTAAAAGGCAAAAGTAAAGAAGCTGCCATGCAGGAGTACATTGATCTTGTTTCAAAACTTAAATCCTGA
- a CDS encoding GNAT family N-acetyltransferase — protein MIAIATTEDIPQIVQLLNSAYRGESSKRGWTTEADLIAGDRRTDAASVAIVMNQPGSIILKYTNEEGEIIGTVNLQQHERGVYLGMFAVSPNQQGGGIGKQLLNAADEHAKNIGSGKIYMSVISVRKELIDWYKRHGYAETGERKPFVEDDLTGKHLQKLEFLILEKNI, from the coding sequence ATGATTGCAATAGCCACAACAGAAGATATTCCTCAAATTGTTCAACTGCTCAACAGTGCTTATCGTGGTGAAAGTTCCAAAAGAGGTTGGACAACGGAAGCTGATCTCATCGCCGGCGATCGACGTACAGATGCGGCCTCGGTTGCAATTGTCATGAATCAACCCGGCAGTATTATTCTTAAATACACAAATGAAGAGGGCGAGATCATCGGCACAGTAAATCTTCAACAACATGAACGTGGAGTTTACCTGGGTATGTTCGCTGTATCGCCCAACCAGCAAGGTGGAGGCATTGGCAAACAGCTACTTAACGCCGCAGATGAACATGCAAAAAACATTGGATCAGGGAAGATATACATGTCGGTGATCTCTGTTCGAAAAGAATTGATCGACTGGTACAAACGCCACGGCTATGCTGAAACAGGTGAACGAAAACCCTTTGTAGAAGATGATCTTACAGGTAAACATTTGCAAAAGCTCGAATTTCTGATTCTGGAAAAAAATATTTAA
- a CDS encoding nucleoid-associated protein, whose product MFTFTDSSLEALSVHYIDQDGQTVLTEEGFPLADTALRDLLSRFFLTAFKEEQQYQFVHETDLKYNEMYGYCKAVFQKPNSLHEQSVAMAKHLAAASSHPGIKPGELFTAYFRNLSFDNKTVDGIVLIKAENKKDFLLVDLMRDQLDIQSKKGLDPNKADKACVILDTESEDGYRLFLIDHTNKGNEAIYWKEVFLGVKECADSFAFTKNFLSVAKEFIVNNMPASFETSKADQAGLLNKSVAYFKENENFNINNFQEAVFREPELIESFQQFGSSYLHEHNMEIADSFAISPSAVKKQARVFKSVIKLDRNFHIYIHGNRELIEQGYDEVTGRRFYKIYFDQEM is encoded by the coding sequence ATGTTTACATTTACCGATTCAAGTCTTGAGGCGCTTTCCGTGCATTATATCGACCAGGATGGTCAAACTGTTTTAACGGAAGAAGGTTTTCCGTTAGCTGATACTGCCTTGCGTGATCTGCTCAGCCGATTCTTTTTAACTGCCTTTAAAGAAGAACAGCAATACCAGTTTGTTCACGAAACAGATTTGAAGTACAACGAAATGTATGGGTATTGCAAAGCAGTATTTCAAAAGCCAAACAGTTTGCATGAGCAATCGGTGGCGATGGCAAAACATCTTGCTGCTGCAAGTTCACACCCCGGCATTAAACCTGGGGAATTGTTCACTGCCTATTTTAGAAACTTAAGTTTCGATAATAAAACGGTTGATGGTATAGTACTCATCAAAGCAGAAAACAAAAAAGATTTTCTGTTGGTTGATCTGATGCGTGATCAACTCGATATTCAATCAAAAAAAGGACTTGATCCAAACAAAGCAGATAAAGCCTGTGTAATCCTCGATACAGAATCAGAAGATGGGTATCGGTTATTTTTGATCGATCATACCAACAAAGGCAACGAAGCAATTTACTGGAAAGAAGTTTTTTTAGGAGTAAAAGAATGTGCAGATAGTTTTGCGTTCACCAAAAACTTTCTTTCAGTCGCCAAAGAATTTATCGTGAACAATATGCCTGCTTCGTTCGAAACGTCAAAAGCAGATCAGGCCGGATTACTAAATAAATCCGTTGCATACTTTAAAGAAAATGAGAATTTCAATATCAATAATTTCCAGGAAGCAGTGTTCCGTGAACCTGAACTGATTGAATCGTTTCAGCAATTCGGTTCATCTTATCTGCATGAACACAATATGGAAATTGCGGATTCATTTGCCATCTCCCCTTCTGCAGTAAAAAAACAGGCAAGAGTGTTTAAGAGTGTGATTAAACTTGATCGTAACTTTCATATTTATATTCATGGCAACCGTGAACTGATTGAACAGGGTTACGATGAAGTAACCGGCCGCAGGTTTTACAAAATCTACTTCGATCAGGAGATGTAA
- a CDS encoding amidohydrolase, with protein MRSVLLTTALFLFAFAQAQKKLTVTKDDQLKTQASTSIQANYDQYKTMAFQIWDYAEVGYKEVKSSALLQQTLKDNGFTVEAGVAGIPTAFVATYGSGSPVIAILAEFDALPGLSQTNAPEKISAGKDAGHACGHHLFGVASVASGIAIKKLIEEKKFTGTIKVFGCPAEEGGSGKVYLVRAGLFKDVDVAIHWHPGNDNGVTMTSALANMSAKFRFRGISAHAAASPERGRSALDGVEAMNNMVNMMREHIPQETRIHYVITNGGKAPNVIPDFAEVYYYVRHPKRDQVQSIFNRVVNAANGAAIGTDTKMEFEMIGGTHDLLLNRTLAEVMQKNLEKTGGVQYTAAEVDFGNKLQATFGFPAPPVANAGIVKPVKIEMDAGGGSTDVGDVSYAVPTVGLRSATWVSGTAAHSWQAVACGGTEIGTKGMMVSAKTMALTAIDLFLHPELIEKAKAEFKQQIGDYKYKALLGDRKPALNYRD; from the coding sequence ATGAGAAGCGTTTTATTAACTACCGCCCTGTTCCTTTTTGCATTTGCGCAGGCACAAAAGAAACTAACTGTTACAAAAGATGATCAGTTAAAAACACAGGCATCAACTTCTATTCAAGCGAACTATGATCAGTATAAAACCATGGCGTTCCAGATTTGGGATTATGCTGAAGTAGGTTACAAAGAAGTTAAGAGCAGTGCACTCTTACAACAAACATTAAAAGATAATGGCTTTACAGTTGAAGCAGGTGTTGCCGGTATTCCAACCGCTTTTGTTGCTACGTACGGCAGCGGCTCTCCTGTAATTGCAATTCTTGCTGAGTTTGATGCATTACCCGGTTTATCACAAACTAATGCGCCTGAAAAAATAAGTGCGGGCAAAGATGCGGGTCATGCTTGTGGTCATCATTTGTTTGGCGTGGCATCTGTCGCATCCGGCATTGCAATTAAAAAATTAATTGAAGAGAAAAAGTTCACCGGCACCATTAAAGTATTTGGTTGTCCTGCCGAAGAAGGTGGCAGTGGCAAAGTATATCTTGTACGTGCTGGCTTATTTAAAGATGTAGATGTTGCTATTCACTGGCATCCCGGTAACGATAATGGAGTAACCATGACAAGTGCATTGGCAAACATGTCAGCCAAGTTTCGTTTCCGTGGTATTTCTGCACATGCCGCAGCATCGCCTGAACGTGGTCGTTCTGCATTGGATGGCGTTGAAGCAATGAACAATATGGTGAACATGATGCGTGAACATATTCCACAGGAAACACGGATTCATTACGTAATTACAAATGGCGGCAAAGCGCCCAATGTAATTCCTGATTTTGCAGAAGTATATTACTATGTGCGTCACCCAAAGAGAGACCAGGTGCAAAGTATTTTCAATCGTGTGGTAAATGCAGCCAATGGTGCTGCAATTGGTACCGATACAAAAATGGAATTCGAAATGATCGGTGGCACACATGATCTGTTGCTCAACAGAACATTGGCTGAAGTGATGCAGAAGAACTTAGAGAAAACCGGTGGCGTGCAATACACGGCAGCCGAAGTTGACTTCGGCAATAAACTTCAGGCAACTTTTGGGTTCCCCGCTCCTCCTGTTGCAAACGCAGGCATTGTAAAACCAGTGAAAATAGAAATGGATGCAGGTGGCGGCAGTACAGATGTTGGTGATGTGAGTTATGCTGTGCCAACAGTTGGTTTGCGTTCGGCTACATGGGTATCGGGCACTGCAGCACATAGCTGGCAGGCTGTTGCCTGTGGCGGTACGGAGATCGGAACAAAAGGAATGATGGTATCAGCAAAAACAATGGCGTTAACTGCGATTGATCTGTTTCTTCATCCCGAGTTAATTGAAAAAGCAAAAGCAGAATTCAAACAGCAGATCGGCGACTATAAATACAAAGCATTATTAGGCGATCGTAAACCAGCTTTGAATTACAGGGATTAA
- the lepA gene encoding translation elongation factor 4, with amino-acid sequence MKNIRNFCIIAHIDHGKSTLADRLLQTTGTISDRDMMDQVLDDMDLEREKGITIKSHAIQINYKHKDGQEYILNLIDTPGHVDFSYEVSRALAACEGALLLVDAAQGIQAQTISNLYLAIDNNLEIIPVINKIDMDGAMIEEVKDQIVELIGCKPEEILLASGRAGIGIEEILEAIVERIPPPVGKPDEPLQALIFDSVFNSFRGVIVYYRIRNGKIKKGDKVKFVSTGQEYDATEIGILKLKMTEKKEVTCGDVGYIITGVKNAKEVKVGDTITLAANPTQEPIQGFQEVKPMVFAGIFPVVTEDFEELRDCMDKLQLNDASLTFELETSQALGFGFRCGFLGLLHMEIIQERLEREYNQTVITTVPNVSFIAYTTRGEKIQVNNPTQMPEPTAMDRIEEPFIKAQIITKPDYIGNIMTLCLGKRGILINQSYLTPTRVELIFEMPLTEIVFDFYDKLKSQTRGYASFDYHPIGYRDADIIKMDVLLNGDKVDALSALIHRSRAQDFGRKLCEKLKELVPRQQFQIAIQAAIGAKVVARETISAMRKDVTAKCYGGDISRKRKLLEKQKEGKKRMRQIGNVEVPQEAFLAVLKLDD; translated from the coding sequence ATGAAGAATATCAGAAATTTTTGCATCATTGCGCATATCGACCACGGAAAAAGTACCCTGGCTGATCGTTTATTACAAACAACCGGCACTATCAGCGACCGTGATATGATGGATCAGGTTCTGGACGATATGGACCTGGAACGTGAAAAAGGCATCACGATTAAAAGTCATGCCATCCAGATCAACTACAAACACAAAGACGGACAGGAGTATATTCTGAACCTGATCGATACACCCGGACACGTTGACTTCAGCTATGAAGTGAGTCGTGCACTGGCAGCCTGTGAAGGTGCTTTGTTGCTGGTTGATGCGGCACAAGGTATCCAGGCGCAAACCATTTCCAATTTATACTTAGCGATTGATAATAATCTTGAGATCATTCCCGTGATCAACAAAATTGATATGGACGGGGCGATGATCGAAGAAGTAAAAGACCAGATCGTTGAACTGATCGGTTGTAAACCCGAAGAAATTTTGTTGGCCAGCGGTCGTGCGGGAATTGGTATTGAAGAAATTCTGGAAGCAATTGTTGAACGTATTCCGCCACCCGTAGGTAAACCCGATGAACCATTACAGGCACTCATCTTTGACAGTGTGTTCAATAGTTTTCGTGGTGTAATTGTTTACTACCGTATCCGTAATGGGAAAATTAAAAAGGGCGATAAAGTAAAGTTTGTCAGTACCGGGCAGGAATATGATGCTACAGAGATTGGCATTTTGAAACTGAAGATGACGGAGAAGAAAGAGGTGACTTGCGGCGATGTGGGTTATATCATTACCGGTGTAAAAAATGCGAAAGAAGTAAAAGTGGGTGATACCATTACGCTTGCTGCTAATCCAACACAGGAACCTATCCAGGGTTTCCAGGAAGTGAAGCCGATGGTGTTTGCCGGTATCTTCCCGGTGGTTACTGAAGACTTTGAAGAGTTACGTGATTGCATGGATAAACTACAGTTGAACGATGCTTCACTAACCTTTGAACTGGAAACATCACAAGCACTTGGCTTTGGTTTCCGTTGCGGCTTCCTTGGTTTGCTCCACATGGAAATTATCCAGGAGCGTTTGGAGCGTGAGTACAACCAAACAGTGATCACCACTGTTCCAAACGTAAGTTTTATTGCTTACACCACTCGTGGTGAAAAAATACAGGTGAACAATCCAACACAGATGCCTGAGCCAACAGCGATGGACAGGATTGAAGAGCCGTTCATCAAAGCACAGATCATTACGAAGCCCGATTATATCGGTAATATCATGACGCTTTGTTTAGGTAAGCGTGGTATACTAATCAATCAAAGTTACCTTACACCAACACGTGTAGAGTTGATCTTTGAAATGCCGTTGACTGAAATCGTATTTGATTTTTATGATAAGTTGAAATCACAAACCCGTGGTTATGCATCATTCGATTATCATCCTATTGGTTATCGTGATGCAGATATTATTAAAATGGATGTGCTGTTGAATGGTGATAAGGTGGATGCATTAAGTGCATTGATTCATCGCAGCCGTGCGCAGGACTTTGGTCGCAAGCTTTGTGAAAAATTGAAGGAGTTAGTACCACGTCAGCAATTCCAGATTGCGATCCAGGCAGCTATTGGTGCAAAGGTTGTTGCCCGTGAAACCATCAGTGCTATGCGTAAGGATGTAACAGCGAAATGTTATGGTGGTGATATCAGCCGTAAACGTAAACTGTTGGAAAAACAGAAAGAAGGTAAGAAGCGTATGCGCCAGATCGGCAACGTAGAAGTGCCGCAGGAAGCATTCTTAGCGGTGTTGAAATTGGATGATTAA
- a CDS encoding saccharopine dehydrogenase C-terminal domain-containing protein: MKTILVFGAGKSATVLIDYLKTTVSEKNWKLIVADANAEQASLKLGNAPNTEAIEINVTDADERRILIESADLVISLLPPFLHIHVLKDCVAIGRNLLNASYVDDAIKNLEAEIRSKELLFLCEMGLDPGIDHMSAMQLFDEIRTKGGSITSFKSHCGGLVAPESDDNPWHYKISWNPRNIVMAGNAGAAYKENDQLVQKTYNEVFENCKEIVVDELPAFAWYPNRDSLSYIPLYGLENTTTFIRTTLRYADFCKGWDVVVDLDLTNEQDHLLVSKCKTYSEWLSAKLQQIEGRELSLRMYLELYVKEADHDIILEQFAFLALESNELLPAAAKCSADILQSKVEQKLVLQPQDKDMIVMLHEIDYVLDGTTSSIKSSLVVKGEDNLRTAMAKTVGLPLGIAAKLILEEKIKLKGLHIPTRKEIYEPVLEELKQHGIIFQEIRS, encoded by the coding sequence TTGAAAACGATTCTTGTATTTGGCGCAGGCAAATCTGCAACAGTTTTAATTGACTATCTCAAAACAACTGTTAGCGAAAAAAACTGGAAGTTGATTGTAGCTGATGCCAATGCAGAACAGGCAAGTTTAAAATTGGGCAATGCTCCCAATACCGAAGCAATTGAAATAAATGTAACCGATGCGGATGAACGACGGATACTGATCGAATCTGCTGACCTTGTCATTTCTCTCCTCCCTCCTTTTTTGCATATTCATGTGCTGAAAGATTGTGTAGCTATTGGACGAAACCTGCTCAATGCCTCTTATGTAGATGATGCGATCAAGAACCTGGAAGCTGAAATACGAAGCAAAGAATTATTGTTCTTGTGTGAAATGGGTCTTGATCCCGGCATTGATCATATGAGCGCCATGCAATTGTTTGATGAGATAAGAACAAAAGGCGGAAGCATTACATCTTTTAAATCGCATTGCGGCGGATTGGTTGCGCCTGAAAGTGATGATAACCCATGGCATTACAAAATAAGCTGGAACCCACGCAACATCGTAATGGCCGGGAATGCGGGTGCAGCTTATAAAGAGAATGACCAGTTGGTACAAAAAACCTACAATGAAGTATTTGAAAACTGCAAAGAAATTGTTGTTGATGAGTTGCCGGCTTTTGCCTGGTATCCTAACCGTGATTCGTTAAGCTATATACCATTGTATGGATTGGAAAACACCACAACATTCATTCGAACAACATTACGTTACGCTGATTTTTGTAAAGGCTGGGATGTAGTAGTTGATCTTGATCTTACCAATGAACAGGATCACTTATTAGTAAGCAAATGCAAAACATACAGCGAGTGGTTAAGTGCAAAGCTGCAACAAATTGAGGGAAGAGAATTAAGCCTCCGCATGTATCTTGAATTGTATGTGAAAGAAGCTGATCATGATATTATACTCGAACAGTTTGCATTTCTTGCATTAGAAAGCAACGAGCTTTTACCTGCGGCTGCGAAATGCAGCGCAGATATTCTTCAATCGAAAGTTGAGCAGAAGCTTGTTTTGCAACCGCAGGATAAAGACATGATTGTTATGCTGCATGAAATTGACTATGTACTTGACGGGACTACTTCATCCATCAAAAGCAGCTTAGTAGTAAAAGGAGAAGACAACTTACGAACAGCTATGGCTAAAACAGTTGGTTTACCATTGGGCATTGCTGCAAAATTGATACTGGAGGAAAAAATAAAACTGAAGGGATTACACATTCCTACACGCAAAGAAATTTATGAACCCGTACTGGAGGAGTTAAAACAACACGGCATTATATTTCAAGAAATAAGAAGCTAA
- a CDS encoding pyruvate dehydrogenase complex E1 component subunit beta, whose product MRTIAMREALREAMQEEMRRDEKVFLLGEEVAEYNGAYKVSQGMLDEFGAKRVIDTPISELGFAAVAVGAAQNGLRPIVEFMTWNFAVLALDQILNTASKMLAMSGGQVGCPIVFRGPNGSAGQLGAQHSTAFESYYANIPGLKVISPSNPYDAKGLLKAAIRDDDPVVFMECEVCYGDKGDVPEGEYIIEIGKCDIKRPGRDVTIVSYNKMMKVALGAAEELAKEGIEAEVIDLRTIRPLDWFTILESVKKTNRLVIVEEQWPFASVSSEIAYRIQKEGFDYLDAPIRRITSVDAPMHYAPTLVGAYLPDVPRTVKLVKEVMYMKK is encoded by the coding sequence ATGAGAACAATTGCCATGCGTGAAGCCCTGCGGGAAGCAATGCAGGAAGAAATGCGCAGAGATGAGAAAGTGTTTTTGCTGGGTGAAGAAGTTGCCGAATACAATGGTGCTTACAAAGTAAGCCAGGGTATGCTCGACGAGTTTGGTGCAAAGCGTGTTATTGACACGCCCATTTCTGAACTTGGTTTTGCGGCCGTAGCGGTAGGTGCTGCACAAAACGGGTTACGCCCTATTGTTGAGTTTATGACCTGGAACTTTGCTGTGCTGGCATTGGATCAGATTTTGAATACAGCTTCAAAGATGCTGGCCATGAGTGGCGGACAGGTAGGTTGCCCCATTGTTTTTCGTGGACCAAATGGATCAGCCGGTCAGTTGGGTGCACAACACTCTACAGCTTTTGAAAGCTATTATGCCAATATCCCCGGTTTGAAAGTTATTTCGCCTTCGAATCCTTATGATGCAAAAGGGCTGTTAAAAGCTGCGATACGTGATGATGATCCGGTGGTTTTTATGGAATGTGAAGTTTGTTATGGTGACAAAGGCGATGTACCTGAAGGCGAATACATCATTGAAATTGGCAAATGCGATATTAAACGCCCCGGTCGTGATGTAACGATTGTATCTTATAACAAGATGATGAAAGTTGCTCTCGGTGCTGCAGAAGAGTTAGCAAAAGAGGGTATTGAAGCTGAAGTGATCGATCTGCGTACGATCCGTCCGTTGGATTGGTTCACTATTCTTGAGAGTGTAAAGAAAACAAATCGCCTGGTGATTGTAGAAGAGCAGTGGCCGTTTGCCTCTGTATCATCTGAAATTGCTTACCGCATACAAAAAGAGGGATTTGACTACCTCGATGCGCCGATCCGTCGTATAACCAGCGTGGATGCGCCAATGCACTATGCACCAACATTGGTGGGAGCTTACTTACCTGATGTGCCCCGTACGGTAAAACTGGTAAAGGAAGTGATGTACATGAAGAAGTAA
- a CDS encoding DUF4846 domain-containing protein: protein MYAAAFFFLTAGFLVVPLFHKDNIAYEHAPIKQIKEIPLPDGYERLQLQENSFGYFLRQQSLKNDKTVYLYNGQPKYNQTAQYAVLNISVGKKDLQQCADAVMRLRAEYLKQQQKPICFADNAGKKYCWDQYKHRGWQGYLETVFGMCGTISLEKELKAKEWKYLAAGDVLIKGGSPGHAVIVMDVARHKSSGKLIFLLAQSYMPAQDIHVLHNLNDKKLSPWYREPSTDKLATPEWTFYATQLRSWR from the coding sequence ATGTATGCAGCTGCTTTTTTCTTTCTTACTGCCGGCTTTCTTGTAGTGCCACTGTTTCATAAAGATAATATAGCCTACGAACATGCTCCAATAAAACAAATCAAGGAAATTCCATTGCCTGATGGATATGAGCGTTTGCAATTACAGGAAAACAGTTTTGGTTATTTTCTTCGTCAGCAATCTTTAAAAAACGATAAGACAGTTTACCTCTACAATGGCCAACCGAAATACAATCAAACTGCTCAATATGCAGTATTGAACATATCAGTTGGAAAGAAAGATCTGCAACAATGTGCCGATGCCGTAATGCGATTACGGGCTGAATACCTCAAGCAACAACAAAAGCCAATTTGCTTTGCAGACAACGCCGGTAAGAAATATTGCTGGGATCAATACAAACATCGTGGTTGGCAAGGTTACCTGGAAACCGTGTTTGGTATGTGCGGCACCATTTCACTTGAAAAGGAATTGAAAGCAAAGGAGTGGAAGTATTTAGCTGCTGGCGATGTGCTCATAAAAGGCGGTTCGCCCGGCCATGCAGTGATTGTGATGGATGTTGCCCGGCACAAATCCTCGGGCAAACTCATCTTCCTCTTGGCCCAAAGTTACATGCCTGCACAGGATATTCATGTGCTTCATAATTTGAATGATAAAAAGCTAAGTCCATGGTATCGAGAGCCTTCAACTGATAAGTTAGCTACTCCTGAATGGACATTCTACGCTACTCAACTACGTAGCTGGCGTTAA